Part of the Candidatus Limnocylindrales bacterium genome is shown below.
CGATGCGGCGGAACGCTTCTTCCCACGCGATCGGCTGGTACCAGTCGCTGCCGGGCGCCTTGCGCATCGGCTGCGTGAGGCGTCCCTGGGCTTCGAGCCAGCGATTGTCGCGGCTGCGCAGCGACGAGACGGAATGCTCGCGGAAGAAGTCGGCGTCGATTCGCGAAAGGGTCGCTTCGTGCGAGACGGCTTTCGCACCGTTCTCGCAGAACTCCGCGAACGAGCGGTCGCCGGGGTCCACCTCGGGCCACGCGCAGCCCGGACAGGCGAAGCCGCCGTCCTGGTTGATGCGCGCGAGCAGTCTTGCTGTGCGCAGCGGACCGGTTTCGAACGCCGTGCGGCGCAGCGTACGGAACACCGCGCCGAATCCGGCGGCGGCGCGGCTGTCGTCGCTCTTGTCGCTCATGATTCTCCGGAGACGCTCATCGCAGTCTCACTGGACGGCTGCCATTCGGCAGCGCCATGCGACGGCTGCCACGGCAGCCTCATGGAAGAACCCGCCATTCGTGCGAGTACACGTTCATCGCGTCGCCGCGCACGAATCCGATGACGGCAATTCCCGACGCAGCGGCCAGATCGATGGCGAGCGACGACGGCGCCGAAACTGCGGCGACCACCGGAATGCGCGCGGCCAGGGCTTTCTGCACGATCTCGTACGAGACGCGTCCCGATACCATCAGCGCGTGCCCGGACAGCGGCGTGAGGCCGCGCGACGCTGCCCATCCGACGACCTTGTCGACCGCGTTGTGGCGTCCGACGTCTTCGCGCACCACGAGCACCTCGCCCTCGGCATCGAAGAGACCCGCAGCATGCAGCCCGCCGGTGCTGCGGAACGCGTCCTGGAGCTTTGCGAGACTTGCCGGATAGCCGCACACGACCGAAGAGCGGATCGTCGTCCGGTCGTCGTCGAGCGGCGGCGCCGACGACAGCACGTTCTCGATCGTCGCCTTGCCGCAGATGCCGCAGCTGCTGCTCGCATAAAGATTGCGGCGAAGCCGCGCGAGATCCACTTCGACGTGCGCAGCAAGCACGATGCGGATCACGTTGTCCTCGGATTCGGGGTTCGAGACGGTCGAGCAGTGGCGGATCGACAGCACGTCTGCGGGTGACGACACGATCCGCTCGGTCATCGCAAAGCCGAGCGCGAGCTCCTCGTCGTGGCCGGGAGTGCGCATGACGACAGCGAGCGAGGCCGGCCCGAGTTGGATCTCGAGCGGCTCCTCGCATGCAACGACGTCGGCTTGCTCGCGCACGATTCCGCGTTCGATCGTGCGCCGGACGGCAGGCCGCACCTCCGGTGCGAAGGAGCCATCGGGATCGGCGGGGCGGAACGTTGCGGGACTGCGCATTCGATTTCCGCGATCGCGGGGTGGTGGTGCCCGTGAACGCGGCGCGAGACTAGCAGAAACCCGCGTGCGTGGTCAGGCGGCGACCGGTGGGGTGCCGGTCGCCGGGATCGGGCTCAGGAGAAGATGCGCACCAGGATCATGACTTCGCCGACGACCGAGACGGCAAAAGCGATCGTGCGCAGCACCGGAATCCCCGCGATGTAGATCGCGGCGTGCGCGACCCGCCCGACGAAGAAGATCTGCGATCCGAGCGCGGTCGTCGCGTCGGCCTTTCCGGCGACGTGCGCGACAAGGACCAGGATCGTGAACACGGGGAGATTCTCGACCATGTT
Proteins encoded:
- the fdhD gene encoding formate dehydrogenase accessory sulfurtransferase FdhD, producing MRSPATFRPADPDGSFAPEVRPAVRRTIERGIVREQADVVACEEPLEIQLGPASLAVVMRTPGHDEELALGFAMTERIVSSPADVLSIRHCSTVSNPESEDNVIRIVLAAHVEVDLARLRRNLYASSSCGICGKATIENVLSSAPPLDDDRTTIRSSVVCGYPASLAKLQDAFRSTGGLHAAGLFDAEGEVLVVREDVGRHNAVDKVVGWAASRGLTPLSGHALMVSGRVSYEIVQKALAARIPVVAAVSAPSSLAIDLAAASGIAVIGFVRGDAMNVYSHEWRVLP
- a CDS encoding MAPEG family protein translates to MTVDLWMLVYSGLLCALIPNVGVFGLSRLPGGLAWGFGNRDTPFTVPGWVERGRRAHANMVENLPVFTILVLVAHVAGKADATTALGSQIFFVGRVAHAAIYIAGIPVLRTIAFAVSVVGEVMILVRIFS